A stretch of DNA from Spirosoma endbachense:
AGGTAAACTAAAAAGTCCTGTACTTACTACTGGATGATTAAATTCGAACAGTTGCCGAGATAGCTACTCTATTTGATACCGGTTCGTGGCGTAAGGCCAGGTTTATTGGTGTGAGATCAGGTGCTTCAACCTGACCTCTATGGATTGAGAAGCCTAACCGGCAAGGTTGTAAAGAATCGCCACGGCGAACCGTCGCATCGGCGAACCGTCGCATCGGCGAACCGTCGCATCGGCGAACCGTCGCATCGGCGAACCGTCGCATCGGCGAACCGTCGCATCGGCGAACCGTCGCATCGGCGAACCGTCGCAACCAATCATTTTGCCTTGAAAGGGCGGTTATACCTCAAAGCCCTGCAAGCGGCTTTTGCGGAACTGGCCGTCCTCAAAAATCAACTCAGCCAACATCCACAAATGGAGTTGGCGTAACATCAGTTAAGAAGTAGTGAACAGTTTTAGGCCTTTGGCCTGGAGCCGTGCCACGGTTACTAGTGATGCGTAAACAAACCGTGGTACGGCTCCAGGCCAAAGGCCTAAGTATTAGTTACCTAAAGAATTTTCGGTTCCGCGTCGATAGGGGCCTATCGGCTGATAAAAACGCGTAATACAGGATACCTACCAGTAAACCGAACAGGATCAGTTGGAAACTCGGCGTACTAAAAGGCACAAAATTGATGAGCCCACCAATAGCAATAGCCAGGCCAAAAGCGGCACCGCTCACTGTGGCGGGTACGCCCGGCCAGAGACGTTGTAGGGCAATCACACTCATCGGCGTAAGCGATTGCAACAGGCCTGTACCCAAAAGAAGCCAGAATAATTTTCGGTAGCCCCAACCCAGCGCAGGAAGAGCAATCGATAAGGCAGTAAGCGCGTAGGGTTTCCAGGGAATATGATCGGTAAGCCAACCACCAAGGAGTTTACCAGCCATGGCGGCCATAGCCACATAGAGCAGCCAGTCGTATTGATGGGCGTAACATAACTGAATGACATTCCATACCGCCGACCGTAGAGCGATGGCCATTAAGAGAAGGATCATTAGATAATCATGATTATCTAGCTGTGGTTTCGGGGCAGGTAAGTTTCGATTTCGGGCGAGCGGAAAATTAGCTTTCAATAAAGAAAGCAATAGTACGGCCAGGCCAGCCTCCAGCAGATAACTCGCTCCATCCCATTGCCTCATGGCAGCCCACCCACCCAGGGCCAGGCCCAGTACACCGAAGGCAGAAAACACACCTACAAATCGCGATTTTTCCGGAAAACCAGCGATGGTAACGGCACCACCTGCCACATGAAAAATAGCGGAACTCAGTCCCGCTATAGCAATGGCAATCCATAAAAAATGACAGGACAATAGCCCCAGAGCCAGTATCATGCCCAATAAAGACAAAACGGCCGGGTTACGATAATGTCCGATACGATCCAACCAGATTCCGGCGGGGAGTTGCCCACCAAATGCAATCACATTATAGACCATCACGGCACTGCCTGTCTCGATGAAATTCGCATCATGCGACAAACTACCGATCAGGTAACCGGCGGCAGCATCTGAAAACCCATGCCCAATACCCAGAATCAAGACCGTTGTCTGATATCTTGCGTTTCCTGTTGACGATTTGATCCGTGCATGCATTTTCCCGGCAGCAAAGTGAACATGACAAAGGTCGAACATAGACCGTTGTTCTCAAATCAAGGAAAACCTATATTTTTAGGGCGTAATACCTATATTTTCAGGGCTTTCGTTGGGAACAACACTACGCTTAGTACGGCTTCTGACGAAAGTCCCGATTTCAAAAAGGCTTTTGGATTGGCAACAATCGTTTCGTTTGAGCCTTTACGCTATTGATAGTTGTTAGGTATATAGATTACTTGCCTGCCGGGTTAGTTGCTGGTAAACAAACGGCATAATTACAGGGTAAATACTACCGTAAATTTGAGCAGCATACCATCTTCTGTTTTCATGCCCATAAGCGATGGGCGTTCAATGGAATAATCGCTCATATTGACCGGAAATTCGCCAGCCAGTGTCATTTTCCCACCAGCATCTTTCCGACTAACCTGCATAGTAACTGGCTTCGTAACGCCATGAAATGTCAGATTTCCTTTAGCCGTCAATGCACCATCTTCGCCCGCTTTAATGTCAGAGCTGACAAAGGTTACGTTCGGATACTTCAGCCCGTCGAGCACTTCCATTGCGTGCGAATCGCGGTTGTTATTATCACTATCGAATGAAGACACTTTAATAGAAACAGCTACGTTTTCGGGCTGCTTCGCTTCATCATTATAGATCACGGCACAATTGACGTCGTGGCTGACCCCTTCCCATTTATGAAGCGGATGTTTGGCCGCATAAATAACTGTCGAAAGCGATTTGTCGGCCATCAGTTTACGCTTAGCCATTGGACTCACAAAGGCGCAGAGAATCAGTATGGCTAGCCAATAGCCACGAGTAATTGGATAGTTCATAATTGTAGGGGATTGGTAATTAAGGGAAATAGCAATGGAGAACGTAAGGAAGTGGGTAATTGTGGTGTAAAAGGTATGTATAGCCTCTCGTTCCGACAACTACCCAGTTACCCATTCACCTGCTCACCAAGTACCGAAATCAAAATGTAAGTGATACAATTGAAGCAGCATAAGCGCCAAAAGTTCCGTAAGCAGCCGCCCGGTGATAGGGTTTCAGATCAGGATGATCCTCAATCATATGGGCCAGTATATTTGTTGCAACCATACCCGTCAGGTGAACAATGGCCAGGTATTTATGCAGTTTGATCGAGGTAAACCCTTTTTTGGTTCCTACTACCGGGGGCGGTGCCGTCAGGGATAAAACCAGGGTGGTACCATACGCAATGTTGATAAATGTAGCCGAGCGCTCATGCCACTTTTTTGTATCGACGT
This window harbors:
- a CDS encoding MFS transporter, with product MFDLCHVHFAAGKMHARIKSSTGNARYQTTVLILGIGHGFSDAAAGYLIGSLSHDANFIETGSAVMVYNVIAFGGQLPAGIWLDRIGHYRNPAVLSLLGMILALGLLSCHFLWIAIAIAGLSSAIFHVAGGAVTIAGFPEKSRFVGVFSAFGVLGLALGGWAAMRQWDGASYLLEAGLAVLLLSLLKANFPLARNRNLPAPKPQLDNHDYLMILLLMAIALRSAVWNVIQLCYAHQYDWLLYVAMAAMAGKLLGGWLTDHIPWKPYALTALSIALPALGWGYRKLFWLLLGTGLLQSLTPMSVIALQRLWPGVPATVSGAAFGLAIAIGGLINFVPFSTPSFQLILFGLLVGILYYAFLSADRPLSTRNRKFFR
- a CDS encoding YceI family protein gives rise to the protein MNYPITRGYWLAILILCAFVSPMAKRKLMADKSLSTVIYAAKHPLHKWEGVSHDVNCAVIYNDEAKQPENVAVSIKVSSFDSDNNNRDSHAMEVLDGLKYPNVTFVSSDIKAGEDGALTAKGNLTFHGVTKPVTMQVSRKDAGGKMTLAGEFPVNMSDYSIERPSLMGMKTEDGMLLKFTVVFTL